A genomic stretch from Oculatellaceae cyanobacterium includes:
- a CDS encoding glycine betaine ABC transporter substrate-binding protein → MKKLLLYFFPKSQINPTQSPLGESNKLHSLPFIRGGLGRGKIINLLLILPIILILAIASCRPQQNTSSSGDIVIGSKNFTEQVILGELLAQQIENTTKLKVQRRLNLGGTFICHKGLQSGQMDAYVEYTGTAFTAILNKKTITNPQQVYQQVKQQYAKQFNLAVTQPLGFNNTFAMIIRGSDAQRLQIKTLSEANKYTPQWQAGVGYEFLERADGFPGLAKTYNFKFAKPPKVMDLGLMYRALVNQKVDLVAGNSTDGQIQTLNLLVLKDDKNYFPPYQAVPVVRQETLKKYPKLQSALNQLEGLISESDMRQMNYQVDGEFRKVEDVVREFLQTKNLSSVDIKED, encoded by the coding sequence TTGAAAAAATTATTATTATACTTCTTCCCAAAATCGCAAATTAACCCAACTCAATCCCCCCTGGGAGAAAGTAACAAATTGCACTCCCTCCCCTTTATAAGGGGAGGGTTGGGGAGGGGTAAAATCATCAATTTATTATTAATCTTACCAATTATTTTAATTTTAGCGATCGCCAGTTGCCGCCCTCAACAAAATACCAGCAGTAGCGGTGATATTGTAATTGGATCAAAAAACTTTACTGAACAAGTTATCTTAGGAGAACTTTTAGCCCAACAGATTGAAAACACCACCAAATTAAAAGTCCAACGCCGCTTAAACTTAGGAGGCACTTTCATCTGCCATAAAGGGTTACAATCCGGTCAAATGGATGCTTATGTAGAATACACCGGAACTGCTTTCACCGCCATCTTAAACAAAAAAACTATTACTAACCCCCAACAAGTTTATCAACAAGTTAAACAACAATACGCCAAACAATTCAACTTAGCAGTAACTCAACCTCTGGGCTTTAATAACACCTTTGCGATGATTATCAGGGGTAGTGATGCTCAACGATTACAGATAAAAACACTATCCGAAGCTAATAAATATACCCCACAATGGCAAGCAGGGGTTGGCTACGAATTTTTAGAACGTGCAGACGGTTTCCCAGGGTTAGCTAAAACTTATAATTTTAAATTTGCCAAACCACCTAAAGTGATGGATTTAGGATTAATGTATCGGGCATTGGTCAATCAAAAAGTTGATTTAGTTGCAGGTAACTCCACAGATGGACAAATTCAGACATTAAATTTACTTGTTTTAAAAGACGATAAAAATTACTTTCCCCCCTATCAAGCTGTACCAGTAGTACGACAAGAAACATTAAAAAAGTACCCCAAATTGCAATCTGCTTTAAACCAGTTAGAAGGATTAATTTCTGAATCAGATATGCGACAAATGAATTATCAAGTTGATGGAGAATTTCGGAAAGTTGAAGATGTAGTCAGAGAGTTTTTACAAACCAAAAACTTATCCTCTGTTGATATTAAAGAAGATTAA
- a CDS encoding HpsJ family protein, with amino-acid sequence MAQLESFEGRSIGILRFAGYGLLILGFFDYINIFVPPQFLNPVWEFQTLGSLVERVPVPFLGLVLVFYGEWLYREKLEKQLLRALSWACLLVGVLYLLLIPLGIRDSVRINTSNEALLRSQVSQQIAQTEQIEERFNQATSTEELNNILKALNNRDNSLDTKNPQVFKEQVVSRLNNYQKTIEQQSEANLKTQRLALLKKAVKWNLGALVSGVLFIYLWRVTGWARQRPRGL; translated from the coding sequence ATGGCACAATTAGAAAGCTTTGAAGGGCGCTCAATTGGTATTCTGCGCTTTGCAGGCTACGGTTTATTGATATTAGGTTTTTTTGACTATATAAATATTTTTGTACCACCGCAATTTTTAAACCCTGTTTGGGAATTTCAAACATTGGGAAGTTTAGTTGAGCGAGTACCTGTACCATTTTTGGGGCTGGTATTAGTTTTTTATGGAGAGTGGTTGTATCGTGAAAAGTTAGAAAAACAGTTGCTTAGAGCGTTATCATGGGCTTGTTTATTGGTTGGTGTGTTATATCTGTTACTAATTCCCTTGGGAATTAGGGATAGTGTTAGGATTAATACTTCTAATGAAGCTTTATTGAGAAGTCAAGTTAGTCAACAAATAGCTCAAACAGAACAGATAGAAGAAAGATTTAATCAAGCTACATCTACTGAAGAGTTAAATAATATATTAAAAGCATTGAACAACCGAGACAATTCGCTCGATACTAAAAATCCGCAAGTATTTAAAGAGCAAGTTGTATCAAGATTGAATAACTATCAGAAGACAATTGAACAGCAATCCGAAGCTAATTTAAAAACTCAGCGCCTTGCTTTGTTAAAAAAAGCGGTTAAGTGGAATCTTGGCGCACTTGTTTCGGGAGTTTTATTTATTTATCTTTGGCGTGTAACTGGATGGGCGCGTCAACGACCAAGAGGTTTGTAA
- a CDS encoding DUF790 family protein — protein sequence MLPTELLIHRQNGEAIAPKRLTIDNQNIAIALDLIECFQEAVGNTQGKLDQQLLDIEGERPDFRVIRGLAHLLKSDAFSKFEIVSPLEPQQLRDKVYSLAAKSVPSLEASEKTLATLANTLSQELEREVLPVHIRTGLYADLPDNRILTQFEAPVPEALLHRYNLSQVQGVFYRASNITLNAHRNVPGEYKLLFRYLKLFQLMAYIEGDADHGFTITVDGPTSLFKPSTRYGLAIAKLIPALLHVTKWSLAATLQNRDFYTGKAKIGKFSLNSDCGLVSHYPPDKPYDSMLEASFANRWESLKTDWVLEREVNLIPIPGSVMIPDFRLVHPDGRIFILEIVGYWRPEYLQKKFSQVRQSGCDNLVLAISERLNLEKAGVKVENVPAKVVWFKDKLSPKAVLEVINSYRRAIRDL from the coding sequence ATGTTACCAACTGAATTACTGATTCACCGTCAAAATGGGGAGGCGATCGCACCGAAGCGCTTAACGATAGATAATCAGAATATTGCGATCGCACTAGATTTAATTGAGTGTTTTCAAGAAGCTGTTGGCAATACTCAAGGTAAACTAGATCAACAGCTATTAGATATAGAAGGCGAACGCCCTGATTTTCGGGTAATTCGCGGATTAGCACATTTACTAAAAAGTGATGCTTTTAGTAAGTTTGAAATTGTTAGTCCGCTAGAACCTCAACAATTAAGAGATAAAGTATATAGTCTTGCTGCTAAATCCGTTCCTAGTTTGGAAGCATCGGAAAAAACACTTGCTACTTTAGCAAATACCCTGAGTCAAGAATTAGAAAGAGAAGTTTTACCTGTGCATATCCGCACTGGTTTATATGCAGATTTACCCGACAATCGGATTTTGACGCAATTTGAAGCACCAGTACCGGAAGCATTGCTGCATCGCTATAATTTATCGCAGGTGCAAGGGGTATTTTACCGCGCTAGTAATATCACTTTAAATGCTCACCGTAATGTTCCTGGTGAGTATAAGTTGTTGTTTCGTTATCTGAAATTGTTTCAATTAATGGCTTATATCGAAGGAGATGCAGATCATGGTTTTACAATTACGGTAGATGGCCCTACCAGCTTATTTAAGCCTAGTACAAGATATGGATTGGCGATCGCCAAATTAATTCCAGCACTTTTGCACGTTACAAAATGGAGTTTAGCTGCAACATTACAAAATCGTGATTTTTATACTGGTAAAGCAAAAATTGGCAAATTTAGCCTTAATTCTGACTGTGGTTTAGTAAGTCACTACCCACCAGATAAGCCTTATGATAGTATGCTTGAAGCATCATTTGCTAATCGTTGGGAATCATTAAAAACAGATTGGGTATTAGAAAGAGAAGTTAATTTAATTCCGATTCCTGGGAGTGTGATGATTCCAGATTTTAGGCTGGTACATCCAGATGGACGCATATTTATTTTAGAAATTGTAGGTTATTGGCGACCTGAATATTTACAGAAAAAATTCTCACAAGTACGCCAATCTGGTTGTGATAATTTAGTTTTAGCGATTTCAGAACGCCTGAATTTAGAGAAAGCTGGGGTTAAAGTTGAGAATGTACCTGCAAAAGTTGTTTGGTTTAAAGATAAGTTATCGCCTAAAGCAGTATTAGAGGTGATAAATTCTTATAGACGCGCAATCAGAGATTTATAG
- a CDS encoding PAS domain S-box protein produces the protein MPRLLNFLTENPFIPHGHCYLWKPGLVGLHIISDSLIALAYYSIPLTLLYFVRKREDLPFNGIFLLFVAFILACGTTHIMEVWTLWHPHYWISGFLKAITATVSAYTAVKLVPLVPLALALPSPAQLEAANVELKREIATRKLVEEELRKSEERFRSAFDNAATGLALADLDGSWFKVNRSFCNLVGYSEEELLGMSFQTITHPDDVDTSLKNIRLLLNGELNYYHLEKRYIHKDGHIVWIVLSKSIMRETFNSEDANQHLGKPLYLIDQLQDITERKIAEEELKKSSAALRDSEAEMRALFAAMSDVILVLDRQGRYLKIAPTNPSLLYQPPEELIGKTLAQVFLPEIAKFFKTYIDKALNLKVPVNIEYSLPIDNKIVWFAACISPMTDDTVIWVARDITESKQAEAALIQAKDQLEIRVQERTAELQNAVYQLERSQEELHQSLEKEKELSELKSRFITMASHEFRTPLATILSSSDLLKSFGHKFSEERKLQHLNKIQTQVKNMTLLLEDVLFMGKVEAGKLTLNVTSFNLEVFCRELIDEISLADRRKHKLLFESHGDCSTVEMDCQLLRQILTNLVSNAFKYSPEGAIIQVTIICNNERTIINVQDQGIGIPICEQHHIFEIFHRASNVGNISGTGLGLAIVKQAVELHQGKISFESEVGVGTSFTVSMPTHQLKMYLHSR, from the coding sequence ATGCCTAGATTATTAAATTTTCTCACTGAAAACCCGTTTATTCCCCACGGACACTGCTATCTTTGGAAACCTGGGTTAGTAGGGCTGCATATTATATCTGACTCCCTAATTGCCCTAGCTTATTATTCCATTCCTTTAACCCTGCTATATTTTGTCCGCAAGCGGGAAGATTTACCCTTTAACGGCATATTCCTGTTATTTGTAGCCTTCATCCTTGCTTGCGGAACTACTCACATCATGGAAGTGTGGACACTTTGGCATCCTCATTATTGGATATCAGGTTTCCTCAAAGCAATTACCGCCACCGTTTCAGCTTATACAGCAGTGAAGCTTGTTCCCTTAGTGCCACTAGCATTAGCTTTACCTAGCCCTGCACAACTAGAAGCAGCTAACGTAGAACTTAAACGTGAAATTGCCACTCGCAAGCTTGTAGAAGAAGAATTACGGAAGAGTGAAGAACGTTTCAGGAGTGCCTTTGACAATGCCGCTACTGGACTAGCATTAGCAGATTTAGATGGTAGTTGGTTCAAAGTTAATCGTTCTTTTTGCAATCTGGTTGGATATTCTGAAGAAGAATTACTAGGTATGAGTTTTCAAACTATTACTCACCCAGATGATGTCGATACCTCTCTCAAAAATATTCGTCTGCTGCTGAATGGAGAACTTAACTACTATCACCTAGAGAAGCGATATATACACAAAGATGGACATATCGTATGGATTGTATTAAGTAAATCCATAATGCGTGAAACATTCAACAGCGAGGATGCCAACCAACACTTAGGGAAACCTTTATATCTGATTGATCAACTCCAAGATATTACTGAGCGCAAAATAGCAGAAGAAGAGTTAAAGAAAAGTTCCGCAGCATTGCGTGACTCAGAGGCTGAAATGCGAGCTTTGTTTGCCGCCATGAGTGATGTTATTCTCGTCCTAGATCGGCAAGGACGCTACCTAAAAATTGCTCCAACTAATCCTAGCTTATTATATCAGCCTCCAGAGGAACTAATTGGCAAAACCCTCGCTCAAGTGTTTTTACCAGAAATAGCAAAATTTTTTAAAACTTACATTGACAAAGCCTTAAATTTAAAGGTGCCTGTTAATATTGAATACAGCTTACCTATTGATAATAAAATTGTTTGGTTTGCAGCTTGTATATCACCTATGACTGATGACACGGTGATTTGGGTAGCAAGAGACATTACCGAAAGTAAGCAAGCAGAAGCTGCTTTAATTCAAGCTAAAGACCAATTAGAAATTCGCGTTCAAGAACGGACTGCTGAATTACAAAATGCTGTATATCAACTAGAGCGATCGCAAGAAGAACTCCACCAATCTTTAGAAAAAGAAAAAGAACTAAGCGAACTAAAGTCTCGCTTTATTACAATGGCTTCTCATGAGTTCCGCACTCCACTAGCAACTATTTTATCATCCAGTGATTTACTGAAATCTTTTGGTCATAAATTTAGTGAAGAAAGAAAGTTACAACATCTTAATAAAATCCAAACGCAAGTTAAAAATATGACTTTGCTACTGGAAGATGTACTATTTATGGGTAAAGTCGAAGCAGGTAAACTGACTTTAAATGTCACAAGTTTTAACTTGGAAGTATTTTGCCGAGAGTTAATTGATGAAATATCTTTAGCAGACCGCAGAAAGCATAAATTGCTATTTGAGAGTCACGGAGATTGTAGCACTGTAGAAATGGATTGCCAGCTTTTACGGCAAATTTTAACCAACTTAGTATCCAACGCCTTTAAGTACTCTCCCGAAGGAGCAATTATTCAAGTAACTATTATTTGTAACAATGAACGAACTATAATTAATGTTCAAGATCAAGGCATTGGTATTCCTATCTGCGAACAGCATCATATTTTTGAAATCTTCCATCGAGCAAGTAATGTCGGTAATATCTCAGGAACAGGCTTAGGTTTAGCAATTGTCAAGCAAGCAGTAGAATTACATCAGGGAAAAATTTCGTTTGAAAGTGAGGTAGGCGTAGGAACAAGTTTTACTGTTTCCATGCCTACGCATCAATTAAAAATGTACTTACATAGTCGCTAA
- a CDS encoding DUF4331 domain-containing protein, with translation MVNKTITPLKTFLQRLVLGGSSKNLKKTLGLGVLALGLALIAATTPKYLRASDHDDGEVDTKGRNLNLTDLFVFREKDQQGGGSENLVFIMNTNPRSMPRQQYYFSNRARYEFKVKRVTDNNASLGANDYATPDITLRFEFGAPTGTDPSFKRQQIKLTVIRDGQIVANATSAGTTTPVRSNTPTVNNVAVAGAPVSVFAGLREDPFFFDVEQFFRVRAGALGFGPKVGFRTPETAIDDFKDVNVNAIAVRVPMSFLKGSSSATTYDVWETISVGSGNTFNQVERLARPAVNEGLVVTNEFLNALNMVGPEFEAAALGNQLPPDQQATANAIVGEAKNTLLKLGNTEERANALLGAFLPDVMRIDTTQASNYDVTIPPSCLNTKGSPICGRKLKDDVVDLTLKVLTGNQAATDNVSYEGNNHAQGHKQLSPNFPYLALPN, from the coding sequence ATGGTGAATAAAACAATTACTCCCCTTAAAACTTTTTTACAACGCTTGGTTTTAGGTGGCTCAAGTAAAAATCTCAAAAAAACACTGGGATTGGGTGTATTAGCTTTGGGTTTGGCTTTGATCGCTGCAACTACCCCTAAATACCTCAGAGCTTCTGACCATGACGACGGCGAGGTTGATACCAAAGGACGCAACTTAAATTTAACAGATTTGTTTGTGTTCAGGGAAAAAGACCAACAAGGCGGTGGTAGTGAGAATTTGGTCTTCATCATGAATACCAACCCGCGATCAATGCCTCGTCAGCAGTATTATTTCAGTAATAGAGCGCGTTACGAGTTTAAGGTGAAGCGCGTTACAGATAATAATGCCTCGCTTGGTGCTAACGATTATGCAACGCCTGACATAACTCTGCGATTTGAATTTGGCGCACCTACTGGCACTGACCCTTCTTTTAAGCGACAGCAGATCAAACTAACAGTAATCCGTGATGGTCAAATAGTAGCTAATGCTACTTCCGCAGGCACAACTACGCCTGTGAGATCTAATACCCCGACTGTTAACAACGTAGCAGTGGCAGGCGCACCAGTATCTGTGTTTGCTGGTCTACGGGAAGATCCATTCTTTTTTGATGTTGAGCAGTTCTTCCGAGTGCGTGCAGGTGCATTAGGGTTTGGGCCTAAGGTAGGCTTCCGTACCCCTGAGACAGCTATTGACGACTTCAAAGATGTCAACGTCAATGCGATCGCAGTGCGAGTGCCAATGTCTTTCTTAAAAGGCTCATCCTCTGCAACAACCTACGATGTTTGGGAAACCATTTCCGTCGGTTCTGGCAATACATTCAATCAGGTTGAGAGGTTAGCTCGACCAGCAGTCAACGAAGGCTTAGTTGTCACTAATGAATTCCTGAATGCCTTAAACATGGTTGGGCCAGAGTTTGAAGCTGCTGCCTTGGGTAATCAACTACCACCAGATCAACAAGCAACAGCTAATGCGATTGTAGGTGAAGCGAAGAATACCTTGCTCAAACTTGGTAATACCGAGGAGCGTGCCAACGCATTGCTTGGTGCTTTTCTGCCAGATGTAATGCGGATCGATACAACGCAAGCCAGCAACTATGATGTAACCATCCCACCAAGTTGCTTGAATACTAAAGGTAGCCCTATTTGTGGGAGAAAGCTCAAGGATGATGTTGTTGACCTGACTTTAAAAGTGTTAACTGGTAATCAGGCTGCGACTGATAACGTGTCTTACGAAGGCAATAATCATGCACAAGGTCATAAGCAGTTATCACCTAACTTCCCCTATTTAGCTTTACCCAACTAG
- a CDS encoding ATP-binding cassette domain-containing protein — protein sequence MPENNEIAVEFHDVTYCPTKQPLVSNLNFTVYRGEILVLLGRSGSGKTTTMKLINSLLTPTAGEVRVNGIPTTEWNPIKLRRYIGYVIQETGLFQHFTVERNIGLVPSLEAWKPKQIKTRVYELLHLLGLDPEQFANRYPHELSGGQRQRIGVARALAADPPLMVMDEPFGALDPITRLEIQREFLRLQQELGKTVIFVTHDIQEAFTLASRIGLMNQGKLVVLDTPAEFLKSQEPEARAFMQCLGAIAN from the coding sequence ATGCCAGAGAATAATGAAATTGCTGTTGAATTCCACGACGTAACTTATTGTCCAACAAAACAACCTTTAGTATCAAATCTCAATTTTACAGTTTACCGAGGAGAGATATTAGTATTACTTGGTCGCAGTGGTAGTGGTAAAACAACAACCATGAAACTAATTAACAGTTTGCTGACACCAACAGCAGGCGAAGTGAGAGTTAATGGAATTCCCACTACAGAATGGAACCCAATCAAGCTGCGACGTTATATTGGCTATGTCATCCAAGAAACAGGGTTATTTCAACATTTTACGGTAGAACGCAATATTGGGTTAGTACCATCTTTAGAAGCTTGGAAACCGAAGCAAATTAAAACCCGTGTTTATGAACTTTTACATCTGCTAGGTTTAGATCCAGAGCAATTTGCAAATCGTTATCCCCACGAACTTTCTGGTGGACAAAGGCAACGTATTGGTGTTGCACGGGCATTAGCTGCTGATCCACCTTTAATGGTAATGGATGAACCATTTGGAGCGTTAGATCCCATTACACGCCTAGAAATTCAGCGTGAGTTTCTACGTTTACAACAGGAATTAGGAAAAACAGTTATATTTGTTACCCATGATATACAGGAAGCGTTCACTCTCGCATCAAGAATTGGTTTGATGAATCAGGGAAAATTAGTAGTATTAGATACACCTGCTGAGTTTCTAAAATCTCAGGAACCAGAGGCGCGTGCTTTTATGCAATGCTTAGGCGCGATCGCGAACTGA
- a CDS encoding cyanoexosortase A system-associated protein, translating to MNLWKELRLYILAITFFVGISTLGKRILAPVDKSIAFSFPNEVALHNWQSLASEPLTNIKGENFNSVAGKHYQYISNNQKLTIETRYLVSTNGDTQQLIEKSSLIPSFDKSLLVNRYSDKVGFYSLFSHNKRAYLSACINPRGGSTVTSEQFTDNRNTYDLQINRLVPWLLGKEDLRDWRCLWTLVSIPMIKSSTEATYPVLEEAWISWYNWWVPRFPPR from the coding sequence ATGAATTTATGGAAAGAACTGCGACTTTACATTTTAGCTATAACTTTCTTTGTGGGAATATCTACTTTAGGTAAGCGTATTTTAGCTCCTGTCGATAAGTCTATTGCTTTTAGTTTTCCGAATGAAGTTGCATTACATAATTGGCAAAGTTTGGCAAGTGAGCCTCTAACTAATATCAAAGGTGAAAATTTTAATTCTGTAGCTGGAAAGCACTATCAATATATTTCCAACAATCAAAAACTGACTATTGAGACTCGTTATTTAGTAAGTACAAATGGCGACACCCAACAACTCATAGAAAAATCCTCTCTGATACCATCTTTCGATAAGTCTTTGCTGGTTAATCGTTATTCGGATAAAGTCGGATTTTATAGCTTGTTTAGCCACAATAAACGAGCATATTTGAGTGCTTGTATTAACCCACGCGGTGGTAGTACAGTCACTTCAGAGCAGTTTACTGACAACCGTAATACTTATGATTTACAGATAAATAGGCTAGTTCCTTGGCTACTTGGTAAGGAAGATTTGCGGGACTGGCGGTGTTTATGGACGCTTGTATCCATACCTATGATTAAATCTTCAACTGAGGCTACATACCCAGTTTTAGAAGAGGCATGGATTTCTTGGTATAACTGGTGGGTTCCTCGGTTTCCTCCAAGGTAA
- the crtA gene encoding cyanoexosortase A, whose translation MKIISVTFDPQLRNPNFWILGITGCLIAINLDITWTTSQSIDQVVFKILAWGAVIFLSWQQRHYLCLKSDIISTTVGLIFIAWVMFRSLFSSINDDILANISPLISALSVCLLASGFNNLKQYTRELAIVFLSIFPTEPLLPIIGKVLGVDISILVSTITSKFSAFVLWYLGFETERLGVNIILPGGAITIYDRCSGLDDMILLLQIACIVLVIFPLGTYKKLILLISAVILAFIVNSIRVALMAFLVAFSNRAAFDYWHGGDGAQIFSTIAIFVFWWFCKFVVTQGEPQVMEAVELKEE comes from the coding sequence ATGAAAATAATTTCTGTTACTTTTGATCCACAGCTGCGGAATCCTAATTTTTGGATATTGGGTATAACAGGTTGCTTAATAGCAATTAATCTAGATATAACTTGGACAACCAGTCAAAGTATTGACCAAGTAGTATTTAAAATACTTGCTTGGGGGGCGGTAATATTTTTAAGCTGGCAACAACGCCATTACCTTTGTCTGAAAAGTGATATTATTTCTACCACAGTTGGATTAATATTTATTGCTTGGGTTATGTTTAGGAGTTTATTTAGTAGTATCAATGATGATATTTTAGCTAATATTTCTCCTTTAATATCAGCCCTAAGTGTCTGTTTATTAGCTTCTGGTTTTAACAATTTAAAGCAATATACACGGGAATTGGCGATCGTATTTTTGAGTATCTTCCCAACTGAGCCTTTATTACCGATAATTGGGAAAGTTCTCGGCGTTGATATTAGTATACTGGTATCTACGATTACTTCTAAATTTTCTGCGTTTGTTCTTTGGTATTTAGGATTTGAGACAGAGCGATTGGGGGTAAATATTATTCTGCCTGGTGGTGCAATAACTATATATGACCGATGTTCTGGCTTAGATGATATGATCTTGCTTTTGCAAATAGCGTGTATCGTACTTGTGATATTTCCTCTGGGAACTTATAAAAAACTAATTTTGCTTATTAGTGCAGTGATTTTAGCTTTTATAGTTAACAGTATTCGTGTCGCACTCATGGCATTTTTAGTAGCTTTTTCTAATCGAGCAGCTTTTGACTATTGGCATGGCGGGGATGGCGCTCAAATTTTTTCTACAATTGCCATCTTTGTGTTTTGGTGGTTCTGTAAATTTGTAGTGACTCAGGGTGAACCACAAGTAATGGAAGCTGTGGAGTTGAAAGAAGAATGA
- a CDS encoding ABC transporter permease produces MLRRDRELTSQRDRDRTKQFSRELTKLPDFFLIRYGSEILTQTGNHLLLVGISITIATLVGIPLGILITRKPQLTKLILGFANIVQTIPSLAIFGFLISVPFLGGIGNTPAIVALTLYSLLPIIRNTYTGITNVDPAIREAGRGMGMTDWQLLLQVEIPLSLGVILAGLRVATVIAIGIATIAPAIGADGLGVFIFRGISMVNNQVILAGAVPAALIALAADFALGWIERLLTFKR; encoded by the coding sequence ATGCTTAGGCGCGATCGCGAACTGACAAGTCAGCGCGATCGCGATCGCACAAAACAATTCAGTAGAGAGTTGACAAAATTGCCAGACTTCTTCCTAATCCGTTATGGTTCAGAAATACTAACCCAAACGGGCAACCACTTATTGCTAGTTGGCATTTCTATTACAATTGCTACCTTAGTAGGCATCCCTCTAGGTATTTTAATCACCCGTAAACCACAACTTACTAAGCTAATATTAGGTTTTGCCAATATAGTTCAAACAATTCCTAGTTTAGCGATTTTTGGTTTTTTAATTTCAGTTCCCTTTCTAGGAGGAATTGGCAACACTCCCGCTATTGTTGCATTAACTCTTTATTCATTACTACCAATTATTCGTAATACATACACTGGCATTACTAACGTTGATCCAGCAATTCGTGAAGCTGGTAGAGGTATGGGCATGACTGATTGGCAATTACTTTTACAAGTTGAAATACCCTTATCATTGGGGGTAATTTTAGCAGGTTTGCGCGTTGCTACTGTAATTGCTATTGGTATTGCTACAATTGCTCCTGCTATTGGTGCTGATGGATTGGGTGTGTTTATATTTCGGGGTATATCAATGGTAAATAATCAAGTAATTCTTGCTGGTGCTGTACCCGCAGCTTTGATTGCCTTAGCAGCAGATTTTGCCCTTGGTTGGATTGAACGCTTACTAACGTTTAAAAGGTAA